In Rutidosis leptorrhynchoides isolate AG116_Rl617_1_P2 chromosome 2, CSIRO_AGI_Rlap_v1, whole genome shotgun sequence, one genomic interval encodes:
- the LOC139892464 gene encoding uncharacterized protein At5g50100, chloroplastic-like — protein MNEPCVASVPPSVHYHIFKKNSLPFPINIRSISMALRAVAGSITKLQLTPAKSCFRPFVISASSHRHRSVTYPSSRTGFRFSVRAIQEATTDPITTEGSNEARSQSAPNWKVKMLYDGDCPLCMREVNMLKERDQKYNAINFVDISSDDYSPEQNLGIDYETAMGKIHAIMSDGTVVTNVEVFRKLYEAVDLGWVYAITRYEPVATIADAVYGVWAKYRMQVTGRPPLEQVLEARRKKDEICNDSKSCNM, from the exons atgaatgaACCATGTGTCGCCAGCGTTCCACCATCGGTccattaccatatttttaaaaaaaattcacttCCATTTCCGATTAACATTCGATCAATTAGTATGGCGTTAAGAGCAGTAGCAGGTTCCATAACAAAACTACAATTAACACCCGCTAAATCATGCTTTCGTCCGTTTGTGATTTCTGCTTCCAGTCATCGTCATCGATCCGTCACTTATCCCTCTTCCCGAACCG GATTTCGGTTTTCTGTTCGAGCTATACAAGAGGCAACAACTGACCCTATAACAACAGAAGGGAGTAATGAAGCGCGATCACAATCTGCCCCTAATTGGAAGGTTAAAATGCTTTATGATGGTGATTGTCCACTTTGCATGCGTGAG GTTAACATGCTAAAGGAAAGGGATCAGAAGTACAATGCAATCAACTTTGTTGATATAAGTTCGGATGATTATTCACCGGAGCAGAATCTAGGCATTGATTATGAAact GCTATGGGAAAAATTCATGCAATCATGTCTGATGGAACTGTAGTCACTAATGTTGAG GTGTTTCGAAAACTATATGAAGCAGTTGATCTAGGATGGGTATATGCAATTACAAGATACGAGCCT GTTGCAACGATAGCTGATGCTGTTTACGGTGTTTGGGCTAAATATCGAATGCAAGTCACAG GCCGACCGCCTTTAGAACAAGTTTTGGAGGCTAGAAGGAAAAAG GATGAAATATGCAATGACAGCAAGAGTTGTAACATGTGA